The genomic interval GCCTCGGCATGCTGACACTCGGCGACGACCGCGAGCGTCGCCAGCCGCGGAGCGGTGACGCGCAGACCCGCGGAACGCAGGTCTTCAGCCATGTCGGTCGTCATGAGTCCAGGCTACTACGTTTTCTGGACCAGATCCAGAAGATGACTGCGTCAAGCCTGTGTCACGCACAACCATCGATGGTTTTCTGACACACCGCGACCCGACCGCCATCTGCGATCGGGTCGCGGACATCATGCGAGCTGTCACCGCACGGGCGGGGTCACTTCCCGGGCTGGCGGCAGATCCACGGGAACGCAGGAGCGATCCAGCAGATCACTGCCTCCTGGTGCAGCGGATCGGATGCGGCGACGCCGCCCTCGAGGGCGCGCTCCCGGGGTGTCTGGACCTGCTGCCCGTCACCGGCGATGACGGCACCCTGGGACTCGGCTGCGGAGGCCGCTCCCGGGATGGCAAGGGCACCGATGCAGAGCGCCGTCGCGGCGAGCAGAGCGGACGTGGGACGCGAGAGGGTACGAAGTGAACGGGACATGGCAGGGCTCCTCAGCAGATCAACCAGGTGGACGGGCCGTCGTCGGCCCTACGACCATGGCCCACCTGCCGCCTGAGCACCGCACTCGGTTCCTGACACAGGAGGAGCCGCGATCGTGCTCGCACACTACGCTGAGCATGATGCGCTCCCAGGGAACCCTTGAGACACGACGCGTCGAGTCGACGGTGAAGACCGGTCGACTCCACGCCCTGTGGGCGCGCGCCCTGAACGGGCTGTTCCGACCCTCGGGCGACATGTCGGGGTCGCTGAGGATCAGTGCCGGAGCGACCGTCGCGATCACCCTCTTCCTCGCGGCCCTCATCGTTCCCTCCACGTTCCCCTACGGCGCGCCGTCGGCTCTCATGGGGATGGGCCTCAGCCTTGCCGGCGGCCTCGCTCTGGTCCGCCCCGTCTCCGGAGGCGTTCTGACCGGCATCGTGCTCAGCCTCGCGCTGATCGATCCGGGCTCGACCCCCGGGCTCGGGGTGCTCGTCTCGCCGATCTCACTCGCCACCTGCGCCGGTGTCGGGAGACTGCTCCCTGCGATCGCGATCGGGGTGTGGCATACCGGCGTCATCACGATCGCCTCGGAGCGGACGGCGCACACGAACGCCGAGCTGTTCGCCAACGCGCTCGTGTGGATCTTCCTGCTCGCAGCCGCCTATCTGCTGGGGGCCATGTGGCGCTCGATGATCGTCCACCTCGCCGCCGAGCGCGCCCGTCACGCCTTCGACCTCGCCGAGCAGAGACGCGCCATCGCGCGCGACCTGCACGACACGGGGGTCCGGGCGATCACCGAGGTCATCCTGCTCGCGGAGACCGCGCAGCACGCCGACGGCGTCTCCCCCGCCGAGGCCGAGGCGTTCGCGAGGATCTCGCGCACCGCTCGCCTCTCGACCGATGAGCTGCGCAGCCTGATGGAGTCGCTGCGCACGGACGCGCCGGTCGACGGGGCGACGGGCCCGACGACCTACGGCGTCACGGTCCACGCGGCGAGCTGGGACGATGCGCTCCAGGCCGCGCGTGATCGGCTGCAGGCCGCGGACTTCACCGTGAATCTCAGCTCGGAGTCCGATGCGCCGGTGCCGCCGTCGGCCACCCCCGTGCTCTC from Brachybacterium kimchii carries:
- a CDS encoding histidine kinase, producing the protein MMRSQGTLETRRVESTVKTGRLHALWARALNGLFRPSGDMSGSLRISAGATVAITLFLAALIVPSTFPYGAPSALMGMGLSLAGGLALVRPVSGGVLTGIVLSLALIDPGSTPGLGVLVSPISLATCAGVGRLLPAIAIGVWHTGVITIASERTAHTNAELFANALVWIFLLAAAYLLGAMWRSMIVHLAAERARHAFDLAEQRRAIARDLHDTGVRAITEVILLAETAQHADGVSPAEAEAFARISRTARLSTDELRSLMESLRTDAPVDGATGPTTYGVTVHAASWDDALQAARDRLQAADFTVNLSSESDAPVPPSATPVLSRCLWEIVANVIRHADSEYPVAIMSATMSDGVELLVRNTIDHDPVVRVDGGDGLRGLGEQLEAAGGSIETQRDGDTFLTRIQLPTDTDR